DNA sequence from the Corynebacterium freneyi genome:
TTGGCGCCGAAGCCGAGTCGGGTGAGGAACATCTTCATCTGCGCGGGCGTGGTGTTCTGCGCTTCGTCGAGGATGATGAATGCGTTGTTCAGCGTCCGTCCGCGCATGTACGCGAGCGGGGCGACTTCGATGACGCCGGACTCCATGAGTTTCGGGATCATCTCCGGGTCCATCATGTCGCGCAACGCGTCGTGGAGGGGCCGCAGGTAGGGGTCGATTTTTTCGTGGAGGGTGCCGGGCAGGAAGCCGAGGTTTTCACCGGCTTCGACGGCGGGGCGGGTCAGGATGATCCGTTCGACGTCCTTGCGCTGCAGCGCCTGGACGGCCTTGGCCATGGCCAGGTACGTCTTTCCGGTGCCGGCGGGGCCGATGCCGAAGATGATGGTGTTGCGGTCGATGGCGTCGACGTAGTCCTTCTGGCCCTGGGTGTTGGGGCGGACGATTTTGCCCCGGCGGGCGATGATCTCCGCGCCGAGGACGTCGGCCGCACCGCCGGATCCGCCGGCCGCCCCGTCGCGGGCGTCGTCCCCGACGATGCCGACGGCGCGCGTCACGGAGTCGGTGGACAGTTCGTGGCCGCGGCGCGCCATGGATTCGAGTTCCTTGAAGGCCCGGGCCGCGGTGGCGACCTGGGAGGGGCGGCCGGTGACGGTGACGGTGGTGCCGCGGGCGTGGACGTCCGCGCCGAGGAGGTTTTCGAGGAGGCGCAGGTTGCGATCGGCGTGCCCGAATACGGTCGGTGCGTGCGCGGGGTCGAGTTCGACGATCGCCTGGGTGCGGTGGTCGACGGCGTGTCGTTCGGGGCGTCGTCGTTCGGGTTGTCGGGTCGGATCCGTCACGCCGGGTGGAACCTCGTTTCCTTGGCGGGTTGGTGGTGCGGGTCGGTGAGGCGGTTGGTGGTCGGCGCGCCGGGGGCGGGGCGTCGACGGGTTTGTCACGATCTTAGGTCGTCTCACTGGTCGGGCGTGCACCGGCGCATGAGTTGCGGCAGGGATGGGGCCGCGACGGCGACGGCGATGACGCGGACGACGTGCATGACCACGACGATGCCCGCGCCGCCGCGTTCGGCGACGAACCCGAATACGAGCTCGCTGGCGCCGGGTGCGGTGGCCAGGTAGGAGTCGACGCCGCCGGTGATGCCGAACATCCACATCGCCCAGGCGGACAGTGCGGTGGTGGCCAGCAGCATGCCGACGCCGGCGAGGACGTACGGCAGAGCGCGGCGGAATTCGGCGATGTTGGCCATGGTCATGCCGGAGCCGGCGGCGGTGCCCAGGACGATGAATGCGACGGCGACGGCCAGCCGCGGCATGTCGGGGGCCAGTTCGGGCCAGATCATGGCGCCCGCGGCCCCGGCGAGGATGGCGGGGATGATGAAGGGTGCCGGGAACTTCGGCATGAGCTTTGCGACGGCGGCTCCCAACGCCATTGCGGCGGCGATCATCGCCCAGCTCGACCAGTCGCCCGCCCATTCCGAAATCCGGGACGCCGAGTCCATGGCGGTTGGGTCGGCTGCGCCGCCGATGGGGGCGACGGCGTCGTCGGGGCGGGCGTCACCCGGTCCGTCGAGAAGCAGAATCACGGCCGGCAGGCTCAACGAAACGACGAGCAGGCGCAGGTACTGGGAGAAGACGACGAATTTCTCGTCTGCGCCGGCTTCGCGGGCCACCGCCAGCATGAGGGATGCGCCACCCGGCAGCGTGGCCACCACCGATGTGGCGCGATCGACGCCCGCGCGGCGGTGCAGCAGGGACGATGCGGCGAAGGCGACGAGCATCGACGCGACCGTGACCAGCAGGGCCAGGGGAAGACCCGCGGCGAGCTCGCCGGGGCTGGATTGTGCGACGGGACCGACGGCGAGCAGCGCGATGACCGTCTGCCCGAAGCGGTTCGGCCAGGGCCTGGTCCACTTCACGTTCGGGGCGGCGCGGCCGCCGGCGACCAGCGACAGCACCACGGCGACGACCATCGGGCCGACCAGCCATCCCGCCGGCACGCCCGCCCACGACGCCACCGCGCCGCCGAGGGCGCACAGCAGCCAGGGAACGAGGAATGCGCGGGCGGATTTCACGTCGACCACGCGGTCCCGGCTCAGCCCCAACGCCGGGTCAGCGGACCCAGCGCCGAGGTCGCGGCCGCACCGGCCAGGGCCGTGCGCAACACGGTCGGGCCGAGGACCAGCGGCGTCGCACCCGCCGCGCGGAACGATTCGAGCTCCGCGTCGTCGACGCCGCCTTCGGGGCCGACGATGAAGATGACCTCGCCGACGTCGGCGGCGGCCCGGGCGACGTCCGCGAAGGCGCGATTCTCCTCCTCGTGGAGCACCGCGGCCACTCCCCCGCGTCCGGTCACCGTCTCGATGAGCGCCACGACGTCCTTCGTCGAATGCAGTTCGGCCACCGGCGGGATCCAGGCGCGGCGGGCCTGTTTGGCGGCCTCGCGGGCGGTCGACGCCCACTTGTCGCGTGCCTTGCCCGCCTTCGCGCCGGTCCACTTGGCCACGCACCGTCGCGCCGACCACGGGATGATCGCGTCGACGCCGGCTTCGGTCATCAGATCCACGGCCAATTCCGCCCGGTCCGACTTCGGCAACGCCTGGACGACCGTCACATGGGGCGTCGGCCGCTCATCGACCTCCGAGGAGAGGACTTCGCAGGTGACTCGGGCACCGTCGGCAAGCGAAATCCGGGCCCGGGCCCGCCGGTCCCGGCCGTCGACGAGGAACACCTCGTCGCCGGGCCCCAGGCGCTGCACCTTGACGTGACGCGCCTCCGGGCCCTCCAGGGCGATGACGGAGCCGGGGTCGGGCACCGCGCCGTCGAAATCGGCGAGGAAAACGGGCAGTCCCATGGCTCTCCTGTTCTGATTCGGCGGGCGGCTCCGTCGACGGTGTCCGGGCGACGGTTGGTCCTAGCGGCGGTTGCGGAAACGCGAGAAGAAACCGCGCTCGGTGGCCTTGTCGTCGACGAGCCGCGTGCCCTCGCCGCGATGGTCGCGGAGCTTCTCCAGCAACTCGCGGGACTTGCCGTCGAGCTTGGTGGGCACCTGCACGTCGACGTGGGCGATGAGGTCGCCGGAGCCTTCGCCGCGCAGGCGCGGCATGCCGCGGCCCTCCACCCGCATGGTCTGCGCGGGCTGGGTTCCCGGTTCGACCTCGACGGCGATGTTCTCGCCGACCAGGTCCTCCACGTCCAGGGAGGTGCCCAGCGCCGCGTCGACCATGGGCACGTGGATGGTCACGTGCAGGTCGTCGCCTTCGCGGGTGAACACGGGGTGCGGCTCGGCGTGGACCTCGACGTACAGGTCGCCGGCCGGCCCGCCGCCCGGGCCGACCTCGCCCTGGCCGGCCATGCGGATGCGCATGCCATCGGAGATGCCCGCCGGAACGTTGACGGTCAGGTCGCGGCGCGACTTCACGCGGCCGTCGCCGCCGCAGTTGGTGCAGGGGTCGGCGATGATCTCGCCGGTGCCCTGGCAACGGCCGCATGGACGCGAGGTCATGACGTTGCCCAGGAAGGAACGCTGCACCTGCTGGATTTCACCGGTGCCGTTGCAGTCGCCGCACACCTTCGGCTTGGCCTTCGACTTCGAGCCCGTGCCCTCGCAGATGTCGCACAGCACGGCGGTGTCGACGGTGATCGGCTTGCGCACGCCCGTGAAGCACTCCTCCAGGCCGAGCGAAATGCGCAGCAGCGCATCGGAACCGGGCTGGACGCGGGAACGGCGCTGACGCGGGCCGCCGGCGGCGCCGCCGAAGAACGCCTCGAAAACGTCGCCCAGGCCACCGCCGCCGAAACCGCCGAAGCCTCCGCCGCCGACGCCGCCGCCCTGCTCCATCGGGTCGCCGCCCATGTCGACGATGCGCCGCTTCTCCGGGTCGGAGAGGACCTCGTGGGCGACGGAGGCCTCGCGGAACTTCTCCGCGGCCTCTTCGTCATCCGGGTTGCGGTCCGGGTGGTACTTCAGCGCGAGCTTGCGGTACGCCTTCTTGATCTCCGTGTCGGAGGCGTCCTTGGACACGCCGAGGATGCCGTAGTAGTCACGAGCCAACGTCAGTTACTTCCTTATGCATCTGTGGAAAACCAATTGTCGGTAATCAGCGAAGAGTCACCGGAATTCGGGCGGCCCGGCCACCGGCGGGCCGATGGGGCAGCCGTCGGAAGAATGTACCAGCGTGCGGGCCGTCACCCGTCACCGAGGACCCGGCCGACGTACTGTGCAACGGCGGCGACCGACGCGATTGTTCCCGGGTAGTCCATGTAGGTGGGGCCGACGACGCCGAGACCGCCGAGAATCGCGCCCGCCGTCCCGTAGCCGGTGGACACGACGGACGTGCCACGCAGTTCCTCGTCTTCGTTTTCTTCGCCGATGGACACCCGCACCTGGTCGAGGTCCTGCACGGCCGACAGCAACTTGAGCACGACGACCTGCTCCTCCAGCGCGTCGAGGATGTTCGGCAGGGTCGACGGCAGGCGCCCGTGCAGGCCGGAGCGCGTCAGGTTGGAGGCGCCGGAAAGGATCAGGCGGTCGTTGGGCTTGTCGATGAGCGACTCGATGATCACCGTCGAGCAGCGGATGACGATGTCGCGGACGTCGGCCGGCGCGTTGGCCGCCAGGTCGGCGATGGACGCCGAAGCGTCGGACAGGGTTTTGCCGGCCATCGTGCGGTTGAGCAGGTCGCGCAGCGCCGACACCTGGTTCGGGTCGATCGGCGCGGCGAGTTCGACGTTGCGCTGTTCGACGCGGCCGGTGTCGGTGATGATGACCACCAGCAGGCGCACGTCGGCGAGTTGCACCACCTCGCAGTGCCGCACCTGCGACGTCTGCAGCGTCGGCAGCTGGACGACGGCGACCTGTCGGGTGAGCTGGCTGAGCAGCTGCACCGAGCGGCGCAGCACGTCCTCCAGGTCCACGCCGCCTTCGAGGAATTCGAGGATCGCCCGGTGCTCCGCCTTCGACAGCGGCTTGACCTTCGAAATCGAGTCGACGAACAGTCGATAGCCCTTCTCCGTGGGGATGCGCCCGGAGGAGGCGTGCTCCTGCGTGATGAACCCCTCGGCCTCCAGCACCGCCATGTCGTTTCGGATGGTCGCCGAGGACACGCCCAGGTTGTGGCGCTCGACCAAGGCCTTCGATCCGACCGGCTCCTGCGAGGACACGTAGTCGGCGACGATGGCGCGCAGCACCTCGCGGCGGCGCAGTTCGGTCTGGCTGGACATCGGGCGCTCATCTCCTTTTCGCGTCGTCGTCGGGCCCGGCGGGCTCCCGTGCATCGAGGGCCGAGTCTACCGGCCGACGGCGGTGCGCTTCCCCAGCGCCATGTGCGTGACGACGACCACCGCAACCGGGATCATCGCAACCAGGGACAAACCGGTGTACCCGATCTGGACAAGCACCGGCCCGCCGATCAATCCGCCGAGCACGCCCGCCAAGTTCATCGTCATGTCGGTCCGGCCCTGGACGGCGGCGCGATCGTGCTGCGGCGTGGCCGTGGTGACCGCCGCCGATCCCGCCACCACCGACGCCGACCAGCCCAGGCCCAGCAGGGTCAGCGCGACGGCGAGCATGGGCAAGCTGAACGGCGCGATCCAGATGACGACCGCGGTGGCCAGGAAAATGGTCTGGCCGACGAAGATCATCGCGGTCGTGCCGAACCGGTCGACGGCCCAGCCAAAGACGGGCGACAGGGCCCACATGCCGGCGATGTGCAAGCTCATGACGGCGCCGATGATGGTCAGCGATGCGCCGAAGTTCGCCATGTGCAGCGGTGCCATGGACATGAGGGTGACCATGACGAAGTGGGCGACGGCAACCGCGCCCTGGCCCGCGAGCACGACGCGGCGATCGGCGGGCACCACGGCGTTGGGTTCGGCGGTGGCGGGCGCGGCGTGAGCGGTTGGAGCGGTTCCTTCTCCTTCGGCGGACGTCGATCCTGCCGGCGTTCGCGCAGCCGCATTGGCCGCGGCCGCATCGGTGAGTCGCGCGACCTCGAGCGGATCGGGGCGCAGCAACAGCGCGTACAGCAGCGTGGCGCCGACCTGGGCGACGACGGTGACCAGGAAGGGCCCGGTCAACTCCGGCAGGCCGAACGCCGTGGCCACTCTTCCCGACGGGGACATGAGCAGCGGCCCAGTGACGGCGCCCACGGTCGTGGACCACATGACCGTCGACAGCATCAGGCCGCGGCGGTGCGGCAGGGCGGCATCGGCGGCGGCGAACCTCGCCTGCAGCCCCACCGCCGAACCGACGCCGAGAACGAGGAGCCCGGCGAGCAGCAACGGGGTGCTGTCCGAGACTGCGGCCAACGTCGACACCACGGCGCCGACGGCAGCCAGGCCGGAACCGACGGCCAACGCGAATCCGCGGCCCTTCGCGATGGCCAGCCGCGCCAACGGCACCGACGCGATCGCGGCACCGAGCGTGCTCAGCGTCGCGGCGAGCCCCGACAGTTCCGGGGATCCGGATACCTCAGCGACGAGCAACGCGCCGACGCTCACCGCGGCGCCGACGCCGAGGCCGCCGAGGATCTGGCCGATCACGAGCACCGCGATCAGCCGCGTGCGCGTGGATTGGGCGACGGCCGCCAGCTCGGGCGCGGATTCGCGGCACGGGTTGCCCGCCTCCGGGGCCACGTTCGAACTCATGCGGGGAACCTTAGCCCCCAATGCGGATCGCGCGCTCAGCTGAGGATGTCGACGATGATCGCGTCGGCCAGCAGCCGGCCCGCATCGGTCAGGCGAACCCGATCGCCGTCCAGCGCCAGCATCCCGGCGGCCTCCTGCGCACGCGCCCGCTCGAGTTCCTCTGGCCGCAGTTCCGACGTCGGCATGCCCTCCGCCAAACGCAACCGCAACATCACTCGTTCGATGTGGCGGTCCTCGTCGGAAAGCGACTCCGAATCGTGGATGGGCAACTCCCCGCCCGACACGACGGACGCGTAGCGGGCAGGGTGCTTGACGTTGTGGAAACGACGGCCGCCGAGATGCGAATGCGCCCCCGGGCCGGCGCCCCACCAGTCGCCGTCGCGCCAGTAGATCATGTTGTGGCGGCACTCCCCGCCCGGCCTCGCCCAGTTGGACACCTCGTACCAGCCGTAGCCCGCGCCGCGGAGGGTGGCGTCGATGCGTTCGTAACGGTCGGCGAGGTCATCGTCGTCGGGCATGGGCAGCTCGCCGCGACGGACCTTCCGCGCCATGGCGGTGCCCTCCTCCACGATGAGCGAATACGCCGACACGTGATCGACGCCCGCCGACAGCACCGCCTCCAGCGACGCGTCGAGGTCGGACATCGACTCCCCCGGCGTGCCGTAGATGAGGTCGAGGTTGACGTGGTCGAAGCCGACGTCGCGCGCCTCCCGGGCGGCCTCCACCGGACGGCCCGGCGTGTGGACGCGATCCAGCGTCGCCAGCACGTGCGGGGAGACGGACTGCATGCCCAGGCTCACCCGGGTGAAACCGGCCTCGCGGATGCCCTCGAAAAAGTCCGGCGACGTCGATTCCGGGTTGGACTCCGTGGTCACCTCGGCGTCCGGGGCCAGGCCGAACGTGTCGCGCACGCCGTCGAGCAGGCGCGCCAGCCCCTCGGCGCCCAACAACGACGGGGTGCCGCCGCCGATGAACACGGTCTCGGCGGGGCGGACCCCACCGCCGCCGGCCGAAGCCGAGTCGAGGGACTCCACCGCCAACTCCAGCTCGCGGACGATGGCGTCGAGATAGCTGCCCGTCGATGCCGCCGACCCCAGCTCACCGGCGGTGTAGGTGTTGAAATCGCAGTAGCCGCACCGCGTCGCGCAGAACGGGACATGCAGATAGATGCCGAACTCCGGGCGCGGGTCGCGCTGGCCTGCCGACGTTGCCGCAGCCGCCGGGTCGCCGTCGTTGACCGGCCCCGTCACACGCGCTCCGCGGCACGGCGCTGGGCGACCTTGCGAACGACCTCGTCGATGCGGATGCGCTCCATGAGGAACGCGGGAGGACGACGCCCGCGCAGCGTCTTCGCCACGGCGGGGTGCGTTTCGGGGACGGTGACGCACCAGGCCGCGGCGGCATTGAGGGCGCGGCGGCCGCAGCGGGCGTACAGCGCCGGGATCTGCACCGACCCGAGGACTTCGACGCCGCGGATGTTTTCGGCCGACACCCAGTCGGCGAGATCCTCCAGGTACGCGGCCGTGCTCTCCGACCGCGCCAGCAACGCATGCGCGACCGTCGGCACGGCGACGGGGTGCCGCAACGGCGCGGGAATGGCCGACAGCGAAGCGACGTCGACGGGCTTCGGCTCGGGGCCGGGCTCGCGGTCGGGCATCGGCCCCAATTCGCCGCGGCGAATGCCGGACGTGAACGCCTGCCGCAGACCGGCGAGTTCGCCGACGAGCGGGCGGGCGTCTTCGACGGCCTCATCGACGATGTCTGCCAGCTCCAGCACGCATTCGTCGACCAACTCGCGGTCGACGTCGGCGATGGCCTGGGCCAGGTGCTCGATGTGCTCGGCGACTTCATCGCCGATGTCGTACAGCTCCTGGGTGATTTCCCGGAGCCGGAGGCGCGCGTCGTAATGCTCCACCGCGGTCCTCCTCGCCGGTCGGGCCCTGCCGGGCTGATCATCGCCGCCGGCGTTCGCCGGGGTCGTCCTCGGGGCGCCGGGGCCGATTGCGCGTTCCCCCGAAAACCTCGAACGACCCCACCATAAGGGTGCGCGGGCCGCTGCCCGTGGAGCGACACCGGCTCGGCGGGTGCGTGTCGGCGCGGTGGGTGCGTGTCGGTGGGCGCGGGGGTGTGTCGGCTCACGAGGCTGCAGGGGTCGACCCGGGCTGCCGGGATTCGGCCGTCGTCGACAAGCGCAACGGCCCGGCACCCCATGTGGGGTGCCGGGCCGGAAACCCTGGCGGACCGCCCATGAGGGCGGCCGACGAAGGTTCTAGCTGTACCCGGCCATCAGGTTGGTAGCAGTCGGCTGACCGGCGGGTGGCCTCCGAGTGCGCTGTGGCGTCGTTCAGTGTTGTAGTACTCCAGCCACGGCGCAAGGGCTGCCGTCCGATCGCTGTTACAGGCGTAGATCTGGCGGTAGGCCCACTCGGTGGCCAGAGTGCGATTGAGGCGTTCGACCTTGCCGTTCTGCCATGGACAATGCGGCTTGATGAACTTCTGGACGATGCCATGTTTGGCGCACACCTCACGCAATGAGTAGCGGTAGGCCCAGGCATTGTCGGTCATCAGCCGCTCGACCCGGTCGATGCCGTGCTCGGCGAAGTAGGCGATCGCCCGTTCCAGGAAACCGGAGCAGGTGGCCCCCTTCTCGTCGGGGAGGACCTCGCTGTAGGCCAGGCGGGAATGGTCATCGACCATCGAGTGGACGTAGTCGTAACCGACTCTGGTCTTGCGGTCGCGTGGGGCGTTCGGGCGGCCATGGGCGCGCCATCCACCACCGTCGGGGATCTTGCCCAGCTTCTTGACGTCCATGTGCACTAACTCGCCCGGCCGGTCGCGCTCGTACCGCACTGCGGTGGTCTTGGATGAGCGGATCACCTCGCCGGTGATCGGGTCACATTGGCGCAGGTACGGCACACCGTGGCGGCGCAGAATACGCGAGACCGTCCGGGCCGGCACCCCGACGCGGGGACCAAGGACGTCCGGGCCCTCCCGATGCTCGGCACGCGCGGCAAGAACCTGCTTCTCGACCTCGGCACTGGTCTTGGTCGGCGAGGTGTGCGGGCGCGAAGAACGAGTCTGCAGGCCGGCCTCGCCCTCGGCGGCGAAGCGGTCGATCCAGGTCTTCACGCACTTGCGGGACACACCCATCGCCGCGGCGATGTGGGATTGGGTCCACCCGCACTGATGACGCTCGACGATCAGCCGGCGACCATGAACGGTCAAACGAGCACTACCGTGGGACACGAGAACCTCCGGTTTGGAAGTGGGCCTTAGACAAGCCACATCCCATCCGGAGGTTCTCGCTTAATCAACCAGGCTCGCCGCTACCAAC
Encoded proteins:
- a CDS encoding AbrB family transcriptional regulator is translated as MVDVKSARAFLVPWLLCALGGAVASWAGVPAGWLVGPMVVAVVLSLVAGGRAAPNVKWTRPWPNRFGQTVIALLAVGPVAQSSPGELAAGLPLALLVTVASMLVAFAASSLLHRRAGVDRATSVVATLPGGASLMLAVAREAGADEKFVVFSQYLRLLVVSLSLPAVILLLDGPGDARPDDAVAPIGGAADPTAMDSASRISEWAGDWSSWAMIAAAMALGAAVAKLMPKFPAPFIIPAILAGAAGAMIWPELAPDMPRLAVAVAFIVLGTAAGSGMTMANIAEFRRALPYVLAGVGMLLATTALSAWAMWMFGITGGVDSYLATAPGASELVFGFVAERGGAGIVVVMHVVRVIAVAVAAPSLPQLMRRCTPDQ
- a CDS encoding 16S rRNA (uracil(1498)-N(3))-methyltransferase; protein product: MGLPVFLADFDGAVPDPGSVIALEGPEARHVKVQRLGPGDEVFLVDGRDRRARARISLADGARVTCEVLSSEVDERPTPHVTVVQALPKSDRAELAVDLMTEAGVDAIIPWSARRCVAKWTGAKAGKARDKWASTAREAAKQARRAWIPPVAELHSTKDVVALIETVTGRGGVAAVLHEEENRAFADVARAAADVGEVIFIVGPEGGVDDAELESFRAAGATPLVLGPTVLRTALAGAAATSALGPLTRRWG
- a CDS encoding MFS transporter, which gives rise to MSSNVAPEAGNPCRESAPELAAVAQSTRTRLIAVLVIGQILGGLGVGAAVSVGALLVAEVSGSPELSGLAATLSTLGAAIASVPLARLAIAKGRGFALAVGSGLAAVGAVVSTLAAVSDSTPLLLAGLLVLGVGSAVGLQARFAAADAALPHRRGLMLSTVMWSTTVGAVTGPLLMSPSGRVATAFGLPELTGPFLVTVVAQVGATLLYALLLRPDPLEVARLTDAAAANAAARTPAGSTSAEGEGTAPTAHAAPATAEPNAVVPADRRVVLAGQGAVAVAHFVMVTLMSMAPLHMANFGASLTIIGAVMSLHIAGMWALSPVFGWAVDRFGTTAMIFVGQTIFLATAVVIWIAPFSLPMLAVALTLLGLGWSASVVAGSAAVTTATPQHDRAAVQGRTDMTMNLAGVLGGLIGGPVLVQIGYTGLSLVAMIPVAVVVVTHMALGKRTAVGR
- the dnaJ gene encoding molecular chaperone DnaJ; amino-acid sequence: MARDYYGILGVSKDASDTEIKKAYRKLALKYHPDRNPDDEEAAEKFREASVAHEVLSDPEKRRIVDMGGDPMEQGGGVGGGGFGGFGGGGLGDVFEAFFGGAAGGPRQRRSRVQPGSDALLRISLGLEECFTGVRKPITVDTAVLCDICEGTGSKSKAKPKVCGDCNGTGEIQQVQRSFLGNVMTSRPCGRCQGTGEIIADPCTNCGGDGRVKSRRDLTVNVPAGISDGMRIRMAGQGEVGPGGGPAGDLYVEVHAEPHPVFTREGDDLHVTIHVPMVDAALGTSLDVEDLVGENIAVEVEPGTQPAQTMRVEGRGMPRLRGEGSGDLIAHVDVQVPTKLDGKSRELLEKLRDHRGEGTRLVDDKATERGFFSRFRNRR
- the hrcA gene encoding heat-inducible transcriptional repressor HrcA, with the translated sequence MSSQTELRRREVLRAIVADYVSSQEPVGSKALVERHNLGVSSATIRNDMAVLEAEGFITQEHASSGRIPTEKGYRLFVDSISKVKPLSKAEHRAILEFLEGGVDLEDVLRRSVQLLSQLTRQVAVVQLPTLQTSQVRHCEVVQLADVRLLVVIITDTGRVEQRNVELAAPIDPNQVSALRDLLNRTMAGKTLSDASASIADLAANAPADVRDIVIRCSTVIIESLIDKPNDRLILSGASNLTRSGLHGRLPSTLPNILDALEEQVVVLKLLSAVQDLDQVRVSIGEENEDEELRGTSVVSTGYGTAGAILGGLGVVGPTYMDYPGTIASVAAVAQYVGRVLGDG
- the hemW gene encoding radical SAM family heme chaperone HemW; translated protein: MTGPVNDGDPAAAATSAGQRDPRPEFGIYLHVPFCATRCGYCDFNTYTAGELGSAASTGSYLDAIVRELELAVESLDSASAGGGGVRPAETVFIGGGTPSLLGAEGLARLLDGVRDTFGLAPDAEVTTESNPESTSPDFFEGIREAGFTRVSLGMQSVSPHVLATLDRVHTPGRPVEAAREARDVGFDHVNLDLIYGTPGESMSDLDASLEAVLSAGVDHVSAYSLIVEEGTAMARKVRRGELPMPDDDDLADRYERIDATLRGAGYGWYEVSNWARPGGECRHNMIYWRDGDWWGAGPGAHSHLGGRRFHNVKHPARYASVVSGGELPIHDSESLSDEDRHIERVMLRLRLAEGMPTSELRPEELERARAQEAAGMLALDGDRVRLTDAGRLLADAIIVDILS
- a CDS encoding PhoH family protein → MTDPTRQPERRRPERHAVDHRTQAIVELDPAHAPTVFGHADRNLRLLENLLGADVHARGTTVTVTGRPSQVATAARAFKELESMARRGHELSTDSVTRAVGIVGDDARDGAAGGSGGAADVLGAEIIARRGKIVRPNTQGQKDYVDAIDRNTIIFGIGPAGTGKTYLAMAKAVQALQRKDVERIILTRPAVEAGENLGFLPGTLHEKIDPYLRPLHDALRDMMDPEMIPKLMESGVIEVAPLAYMRGRTLNNAFIILDEAQNTTPAQMKMFLTRLGFGAKMVVTGDATQVDLPRGQRSGLDVVRRILGDIDGIAFPHLGAADVVRHSLVSAIVEAYDDYDAAEQERAERAKTERAKTERGRAERGTTESTKPGRGKNKRDVAGRDGTGRGKNKRGGGTNPGPGRDWMWDSGDER
- a CDS encoding IS481 family transposase, producing the protein MSHGSARLTVHGRRLIVERHQCGWTQSHIAAAMGVSRKCVKTWIDRFAAEGEAGLQTRSSRPHTSPTKTSAEVEKQVLAARAEHREGPDVLGPRVGVPARTVSRILRRHGVPYLRQCDPITGEVIRSSKTTAVRYERDRPGELVHMDVKKLGKIPDGGGWRAHGRPNAPRDRKTRVGYDYVHSMVDDHSRLAYSEVLPDEKGATCSGFLERAIAYFAEHGIDRVERLMTDNAWAYRYSLREVCAKHGIVQKFIKPHCPWQNGKVERLNRTLATEWAYRQIYACNSDRTAALAPWLEYYNTERRHSALGGHPPVSRLLPT